The DNA window CGCTTGATTATATTATTGATATGCTTCGCTGCAATCTATGTATTCCATAATAAGTTGGCAGATTTGTCCATCTTTATCAAATGCCCAGTATGCAGGATATAAACCATCACCAAAGCCGGATTGAATCATAGGCACTGTTAATTCAGTTTCAGGAATTGTAAAGTTGATCCAATCCCCTTTAGATCGTTGGAATTGTGGATATGCCAATGCATTTAACTGGAATAAGTCGCTGTAGTAATCATCATAGATATTTTTATCAGGATAGTTTGTATGCCATTGATCATAGAACTTTCTATAAGTTTCGATAGTTTCTGCATCAACTACAGTAGCAAGTCCAGAATCTACAGGGAACCCGATGTAGCTTTCACCATCATCAAGATCTGTTAAGTCTTCCGTACCTTTTAAAGCCAATTCATAGTTCACAGGCTCATTGCCACTAAAAACAACACGGCTTGCCACATAGCGATACTCATTTGGTTCCATTTCAATAATTTTTGTTTCTAACAAATACGTACCTGGTTCTACTGTTCTAATATACGTATCTGGTTTATTAGGTAATGTTACCAAAGGATCACAGCATGTAATATGACCTGTTGGGAACGTTACAGTCCACATTGGCAATGTATGCAACGGAAAGCCTTTTAGCTCTTTACGGTTGAATAAATCATGATATGGTACGGTAGGTTTTAATTTACCTTCAGAACCTAAACGATTAAACGTTTGAATCCATTCACTTGTCAATTTAGATTGTTCCATATTACTCCTCTGCTTCGTGTTTACAATGAATATACTCGCCCTCTAACACTTCATATGCTGCTGTTTTACGTATAATTTGTTTAACTAATGTATCTAACTGGGAACCATTTGTATAGTCTGCAGGTGCATAATAGCGTATACGGTGATGACGCATCATCTTATACACCTTATCTTTATCCTTTTTAATAGGATCATACACACCTATAGAATGGCCTCCATTTGCGTTAACAAGGCTCATGCAAGGAATATCTGTATCACTATCCCCAATATAAATCATATTGCGGAATGGAACACGTTGGTCCTCAGGCTTAATATAATCGTTAACGCCTGTATCATTAATATCTAGAATTCCCTTTTGAATACGGAACAAAAACTGAGTTTTATTCGTATAGTTAATTGCTTGCGCAGGCCATACGGCTACACCCTTGTCGTCGAACATAAATGCACTGGCATATATTTTAGTGAAAGCTCCCTCTTTCGCCATTTCTGTGCCTTCTATCATCTCCTTCAATCCAGAAGAGATAATGTAATGTTCAATGCGAACACCATGTTCTAATCCATACTCTCTAATACGTTCAAACCAAGTGCGAACACCATCATACAACTCTACTTGATTCCCATATTCCATGAGCTTTTCTTTAGTTACATAAAAGCGACCTACAGCCTCTTGGATCATCTTGTACATATAGGCTAAGTTATTATCCATATCATTTTTCTTAGCCAATTGATTCGATTCTTGCCAGAACTGCTTGATTTGCTCCTCATCATAGCCAACAGATTGAATAAAGCCTTGTGCCTGCATATCATCCGGTGTTAAGGTCTTATCAAAATCGTAGCACATGGCAAGGACTGGCATAGAGTCTTCACGAGGTCCCAAGGATGAATCTTTAGAATCACTTTTGTATGTTATCATACGACACCTCCTTTAATATAGTATAAACATAACAATCGTCGTTCTACCCTCTTATATTCCTGAGGTGTCTCTTTGACAACCCCCTTTGTTATCTATTTTACACGACACGTCAACGAAATAATCGTTATATAGCATCGTAATTCCATCTAAAATAGAGTTTCTTGCCTGTAATTTGTATCAATAATCCAGCTTTTTTCCATGCTTTCTTTAATAATTGCTGTTTTTGAAAGCTGGTCAATAAGTAAACTAGAATTTGGATCATGTAACAAACGATTATGCCGGACCGCCGCCTGATTTGTATTAGCATAACAATAGCGACAGAAATGACTACAACTATCATAGGCACCTATATCACCATGTAAATAACAATTACATTCCGGTCTCGCTGGTGCCCGTTTAGGTGCTTTTAACGTAACATTCCAAGCCCGTTCATAACAATCTAAGGTTAAACAACCTTCCGTATTAGCCCCTAATTCTTTAAATGCGTCCCCTTCTCCACAGGTTTTAAGGTCCATATTGCAAGAATGAGCAATAGAAATAAGCTCCTTAATAATGTTATGTTGTACATCAACACTTGGTCTAAAACCTTCAGGAAAGTTCTGAGCCACCTTATCAAATATATCTAAGAAACTTACAACTACCGTATCCGTATATCCTTCTAGCGCCTTAGCCATGTTATAAAAGCTTTCAAAATGGAAATCTATTGTGTAGATATGGGTTAAAATAATAGGATCATAACGCCACACCATGGATTGAGGATTCAGTCTTGTTGATATTTGTTTAAATCCGTCTATTACAGAATCTGCTTTTGGTACATAGGGCTCGATATCTGGACCATAAGGGGTTATAGTCATGTGCCAAAACTGTCTATAATCATTTATTTCATGTAAGAGCGGAATAAATGGCAAAGGATTCTTTGTACAAAACGCAATACCATCTACTACTTCATGATTAATAGGATACCGTGTTATCTGCATTGGGTTATAGGGATTTCGTACATCTACAAATCCTTGATGAACACGATTAATCAACCATTGCCCATAAAAGGCAGGAATATCCGTACGTTGTCCCGTCTGTAAAATCATTGTCCTGCCCTTTCATAAAACAAAAATATAGATGTATTATATCATATTCAATATTAATTATTTATGTAGTAAGTGTGATATTTATAGTATGGTACATTCTCATTTTATGGTACTATTAAGTGTATTAAAAATGAGGAGAACAAAAAGATGAACGATATATTTGAAAAGAATCATCCTATGAAGGATGACAAAGAGTTTATTACCGCTTATTGGAGCGATCGAGCACGTGATTTTGGGTCATTGCGAGCTAAAGAATTAGAAAGCCCTAAACTTAAGCTTTGGCGTGATGAATTGATGAGCCATATCTTTGACTCTGATCGATCTCTACGCATTTTAGATATTGGCTGTGGCGCTGGATTTTTTAGTATTATTCTCTCTGAATTGGGCCATACAGTACATGGTATTGATATTACCCCAAATATGATTGATGAAGCTAATCAACTTGCCGAATCACTAAACTCCGATGCCACATTCTCCGTCATGGATGCTGAAAATCTTAGCTTTGATTCTAATACCTTTGATATTGTTGTAGCCCGCAATGTAACATGGAACTTACCACATCCAGATAAAGCCTATGCAGAATGGTTACGCATCATTCGTCCAGGTGGTTTAATCCTCAATTATGATGCGGAATATGCTCGCAATCACCATGACTTGCCACCATCTGTTCATCATGCCCATGAACATGTAAGCAATGATTTAAAAGAGCGGTGCCATACTATTTATCATATGCTTGAAATTTCATCCTTTACACGCCCTCAATGGGATAAAGAAGTGCTCACAAAATTAGGTGCTAGCTCCGTCACTATTGACTCCACAGTAGGACCTCGTATTTATAACGAAAAAGATGAATTTTATATCCCTGTACCAATGTTCTTGGTAAAAGTAATAAAATAGCATTCAAAGTAAAACATTACAAAATAAACCCACTCCATATGATATGTACCCCTTTTATTAAGTATCTAATAAAGGAATATATCATACTATGAGTGGGTTTTCTTTTATAAATCATTTCTTATTGTCTTTAATGATAGAGTCATCAAAGTTATAGGTTGTTATAAATTTTGTTTTAGGATTTGCTGCATTGCCAATCTCTTCTAAATATTTATTAGAAGCTATTTGGAGATCTTTCTTATACGCATCAGCCAAGGTTTGTAAATTATTTGTATTGCTTACCCGTTTAAAGGTTTGATCCATAAATTTAATAGTATCTGTTTTTGAATCATAAATAAGAGCAGTATTTGGTATGCCAGTAATATCCATCTTGATTGTATTAGAATTTGAGCTATCTGCGTTACCTACTATATCGTTAGCACTCATTACAAGTGTAAGAGCCGTAATATAATTTAGACGAGTTTCCTTTATATCCCCTACCATTTGAGTAGATTCAATAACAGGTCTCTTTTCAGGCGTCGTATATTGATAGTTATAAGCTTTCATATCTGCTGTATAAATCGTCTTACTATCATTTCGAGCTGTAAGATTCATCGTAAAAATAGGCGTATCAACAGCGCTGACTACATTTTGAACGGTATAGCCTGAGTAAGCAATCCATTCCCCTTCAGCTCCTTTAGGCTGAGAAGACGCACTATTACTACTACAACCAGCTAATATCAACAAACTAACTAAGGCGATACAAAGTGAAAGGTATTGAAGTATTCTTTTTAGCATAGCAGTACCTCGCATACAAACTTATATTATATAAATACAAACCTAACTAGTACTAAACTAGACAAGAAAAAGCTAATCAATTACAGCTATAGTTTTTTTAATATATTAGTTACTGAAATACGCTTGAGCCATAGTGATTTCTACACGAAGTTTTTCTTCATCAATAGTAAGCAATTCTTTATCTTTCATAAGAACTTTGCCACCTACAATTGTAGTATTTACATCAGAACTGTTTGCAGAGTATACGAGTGCCGCTAAATCGTTGTAACGTGGCATCCAGTGCATACCAGTTACGTCATATAGCACGATATCTGCTCGATAGCCTTTCGCTAAAACACCAAGGTCTGTATAGCCAAGGGCTTTCGCTCCTTCTACAGTCCCCATATGCCAAGCTGCTTGTGCAGGAATCGCTTTAGGATCGTAGAGACGTCCTTTATGTAAGGTAGCCGCAAGGCGTACTTCTTCAAGCATGTCCGCATTATTATTAGATGCGGAACCATCCGTACCAAGCCCAACAGTAATACCTTTATCGATCATTTCAGGAACTGGTGCAATACCACTTGCTAATTTTAGGTTAGATTGTGGATTATGTGCTACTGCTACATTGTTTTCAGCCATAATTGCCATATCTTCATCTGTAACATGAACACAGTGTGCAGCTAATGTAGTATTCCAGAATAAACCTAATTCATGCATATGAGCGATTGGAGTTTTACCTGTAGCTTTCATAACATTCTCCACTTCCCCTTTAGTTTCGGACAAGTGCATGTGAATGCCACAATTTAATTCATGAGATAAGGAGATAACCTTCTCCATATAAGCATCTGGACAAGTATATGGCGCATGTGGTCCAAGTAATACCTTGATGCGGTCATTATCAAAGCCATTCCATGTGCGGAATAAATCAGCATTCTCAACTAATGCTTGATCTGCTGTTGGAGAAACACCTGCTAAGCCACGAGATAATACAGAGCGAATGCCCGTTTCTTTTACTACCTCAGCCGTAGTATTCATAAAGAAATACATATCGCTAAAGGTTGTAGTGCCAGTGCGCAGCATTTCCGCAATGCCAAGTTGAGTGCCATAACGAACATAATCGTCGTTAAGTTTTGCTTCTGTCGGCCAAATTGCTGTTTCAAGCCATTCCATAAGCTCAAGATCATCTGCATAGTTTCTAAATAGACCCATCGCAATATGAGTATGGGTATTTACGAGACCTGGCGCTGCCAATTGGCCTTTACCATCGAGCACTTCCTTAGCATAATCTTTAACCTTAATAGCTTCACTATCCTTTAAAATAGCTGTAATATAGCCATTTTCAATTTCAATAGCATGATTTTTAAGAACACCCTCATTGGTGAGGACGTCTACATTAGTAATCAATAAATCAGACATAGGTTTCCTCATAGGTATAACCGAGCTAAAGTAGCTCGGTTATATTTGGTTAATTAATTTACTTTTGTAAGGTAATCGATTTGATCTTGTGTTAAGGAGTCTAAATCGTAACCCATGGAATTTAATTTTAATTTAGCGATTTCCGCATCTAATTCATGAGGCAATACATATACCTTAGGTTCCATATCTTTGCCATTATGTAAAATATGTTCTGCTGCAAGAGCTTGCATTGCGAAGGATAAATCCATGATTTCTGCAGGGTGACCATCGCCTGCAGCAAGGTTTACAAGGCGACCTTCAGCCAATACATAGAGTTTGCGACCATCTGCCATAGTATAGCCTTCAATATTTTGACGAACGCGTTCATGACTTACTGCAAGATCAGTTAGATCAGCTACATTAACTTCACAATCAAAGTGACCAGCATTACATAAGATAGCTTTATCTTTCATTACTTCGTAATGTTCTTTCACGATTACATCTTTACAACCTGTTACAGTACAGAAAATATCCCCTACTTTAGCAGCTTCAATCATAGGTAATACTTTGAATCCATCAAATACTGCTTCAATCGCTTTAATTGGGTCTACTTCTGTTACATATACATAAGCACCAAGGCCTTTTGCACGCATAGCAACGCCTTTACCGCACCAACCATAACCAGCAACAACTACATTTTTACCTGTTACGGTTAAGTTAGTAGTACGCATAATACCATCCCAAACAGATTGACCTGTACCATAACGGTTATCAAAGAGATATTTACAGTAAGAATCGTTTACTGCAATCATAGGGAATGTCAATTGTTTTGCATTCTCTAAAGCATAGAGACGATGTACACCTGTAGTTGTTTCTTCACTACCACCTAAAAGGCGTTCCTTAGCATCTTGGCGAGTTGTGTGTAACAAGTTTACCAAATCGCCACCATCATCGATGATAATGTGCGGTTTGTGATCAAGTGCCTTATTAAGGAAATTGAAGTATTCTTCTTCAGTACAATCATACCAAGCATATACAGTAAGGCCCATATCAACGAGACCTGCAGCTACATCATCTTGTGTAGATAATGGGTTGGAACCAGTTACGATAACATCTGCACCACCGCGTTTTAAAACTGTAGCTAAATACGCTGTTTTTGCTTCCAAGTGAACACTTACAACAATTGTTTGACCTTTGAAAGTTTGTTCTGCTTCAAAGCGGTCGCCCAATGTATTTAATGTAGGCATAAAGTTGGAAACCCAGTCAATTTTCTTACGGCCTTCTGCGGCTAAATTAATATCTTTAATTAAAGATTGCATAATATCTCCTTTTACTCATACAAGTAGATTAAATAAAAATATGTATCGTTAATCCACTTGGATTTTTTGTTATTTAGATTCTACGATCTGACGTAGCTTATCAATAGACTCTTCGTAGTTTGGTTTTAATACACCTTCTTCAGTAATGATGGCAGTCACCAATTCATGTGGTGTCACATCAAAGGCTGGATTAAGCACATCAATACCATTAGGTGCAGTTTGAACACCATGTAGAGATGTTACTTCATAATCATCGCGCATCTCAATAGGAATATCAGTACCATTTTCAAGGGTAAAATCAAATGTGCTGTATGGCGCGGCTACATAGAATGGAATATTATGGAATTTAGCTAGCACAGCCACACCATAAGTACCAATTTTATTTGCTACATCACCTTTAGTAGTGATGCGGTCAGCACCTACGATAACTGCATCAATAAGGCCATGTTGCATAGCATACGCAGCCATATTGTCTGTTTCTAATGTTACAGGGATACCATCCTCATGAAGCTCAAAAGCAGTAAGACGAGCACCTTGTAACAATGGACGTGTTTCATCAGCATATACCCGTTCTAGTTGACCATTTTCATGAAGCTTACGGACAACGCCAAGAGCAGTACCTAGACCACCCGTAGCTAGTGCACCAGCATTACAATGGGTTAAGATACGAATATTTTTCTTACCTTCGAATAACGTAGCCCCTGCTTCGGCCATACGACAGTTCAAAGATACGTCTTCTTCGTGAATGATAATAGCCTCTTTAGTAATAAGGTCTACTACTTCACTCATAGAGGACATGCTTTCAACTTGACCTAATACTAAAGAAATCACCCGATCTATAGCCCAAGCCAAGTTGATTGCAGTAGGTCGAGTTTCTTTTAAAGTCTCGCTAAATTCATATAAGCTTGTAAGTTGTTGACTAAATGGAGCCTCTAAACGGCTTGCTTCCATAGCAGCTAAAATTAGACCATAACTAGCAGCTACACCAATAGCAGGTGCCCCACGAACGCGAAGCATCTTAATAGCCTCAGCCACTTGACGCCAATCCGTACAGTGAACATAAGTAATTTCAGTAGGTAATTTAGTTTGATCTAATAGCACCAGCGTATCTTTACGCCATTCAATATTAATCATACCTTCTCCTTCGATGAACTATTGTGCTTCGTTATGAATGGATTATAGTTTAAATCCACCATATTCATGCATGCGATTATGCGCATCATAACGAGCATCTACATCGATTATATCAATAGCACCTAAAATAAGTGATTTAAGTTGAGCTGCCATATCCCCCATCATTTCTACAACTTCACTATGTGTTAGAGCAGATTCAGAAATACCTGCTGCATAGTTGGTAATCATAGAAATCGTAGCATATGCCATTTCAGCTTCGTTAGCGAGATTTACTTCTGGTACATTTGTCATGCCTACTGTATCCCCACCGAGCATATGGAACATTTTAATTTCCGCTGGTGTTTCAAAACGAGGGCCTTCTGTACATACATAAGTACCACCGTTATGAATTGTAAGACCTTGTTCTGTGCCAACCTTTTGAAGAATATCACGCAATTCTGGGCAATACGGATTTGTTACATCCAAGTGTGCTACTGGACGGTCACCACCTTCATAGAATGTAGTGATGCGGTTTTTAGTAAAATCTAAGAACTGATCTGTCAAAACGAAATGACCTGGTTTGAAGTTTTCATTTAAAGAGCCTACAGCTGTTGTAGAAATAATAAATGTAACACCTAATTTTTTCAAACTCCAGATATTAGCACGGTAATTAATTTTATGTGGAGGAATTGTGTGATCTTTGCCATGACGAGCAACAAAGATTACTGTTTTTCCGTGGTATGTACCTTGTACATAATCTATTTCACCATATGGTGTCATTAAGGATTCTTCATGAATATTTTCAAAGATGGACGGATCATAAACACCAGTACCACCAATTACGCCAATTGCACTCATTGTGACCTCCTATTATTAATCACTCTATCTTTTATTTTCTCATAGAATAGAAAAACAGGCTATAGGAAAAACCTAGTAGCCTGTATTTTTTCAACATATTATAAAGTTTTATTGAATTGGACCTTTAGGAGCAAACATATCTTGTAACTCTTCACGTGTGAAATGATATTTTTCATTACAATAGTGACAAACAAGCTCTGTTACTTCATCTTCTAGAATAGCCTCTTTATCTTCTTCTCTTAATGTCATAAGTACGGCACCAAAGCGATCGCGACCACAACGACATTGGAAGTGAATTGGTTCATTATATACTTCATTAACAGTTAGGCCGTCAAGAACGCGTTCCATAAGGCCTTTACCATCTGGATTTGCTTTCAAATATTCTGTAATTGGCCCTAATTCATTAATATTCTTTTCCACTTGGGCTAATGCTTCATCTGTTGCATCTGGTAAAGCTTGTACGATAAAACCGCCTGCCACAACAGTATGATAATCTGGATCTACTAATACACCTAAGCTAATAGTAGAAGGTACTTGCTCAGAAGCATATAAATAGTAAGCCAAATCTTCTGCTACTTCACCACTTTGAATAGGACTTGTAGAGGTATAATCTTGTGCTAATTGTGTAAAGCGAGTCACTTGCACTTCCCCATTATGACCTACTGCAGCACCCACATCAAGTTTACCAGCACGTTTCAAAGGCACATCCACATGTGGCTCATCTACATATCCACGAACTGTATTATCTGCAAAAGCATCTACGTGAACAACGCCTAGAGGGCCATCACCTTTGATGCGAAGACTTACATTTTCATGGTTTTTAAAGTCCCCAGCTAATAAAATAGCCCCTGTCATAGCACGACCTAATGCAGCCGTTGCTACAGGCCATAAATCATGACGTACACGAGCCGTTTCAACAGTATCTGTTGTTACCGCTAAAGACATACGAACCCCTTCGCGGGTCGTAAAACGTTTTATATAATCCATTCTATCATTCCTTATTTCTAATTAATAAATCGTACACACTTAATAGTGCTTATATAGTATATCATGTCATAGAATTACTTTTCAATAATAGGGAATATATGTTCGTCTACACTAATTTCAAATTAAAAGAACATATTTTCGATAATATAAAAACACCCAGCATCATGAGATACTGAGTGTTTACTATGTAATTATTAGAATTGATCGATAAGGTTAACCATTTCAATAGCGCCCATAGCACAGTCGTAACCCTTATTGCCAGCTTTAGTACCAGCACGTTCGATAGCTTGTTCAATGTTTTCAGTAGTTACTACACCGAACATAACAGGAATACCAGTTTCCAAGGAAACATGAGCAATACCTTTTGCTACTTCATTACATACATAGTCATAATGAGTTGTAGCACCACGGATAACAGCACCTACACAAATAACTGCATCGAAGCGACCAGATGAAGCTGCTTTTTTAGCGATTAATGGAATTTCATAAGCACCTGGTACCCAGATTACTGTAATATCCTCTTCTTTTACAT is part of the Veillonella sp. genome and encodes:
- a CDS encoding haloacid dehalogenase-like hydrolase is translated as MITYKSDSKDSSLGPREDSMPVLAMCYDFDKTLTPDDMQAQGFIQSVGYDEEQIKQFWQESNQLAKKNDMDNNLAYMYKMIQEAVGRFYVTKEKLMEYGNQVELYDGVRTWFERIREYGLEHGVRIEHYIISSGLKEMIEGTEMAKEGAFTKIYASAFMFDDKGVAVWPAQAINYTNKTQFLFRIQKGILDINDTGVNDYIKPEDQRVPFRNMIYIGDSDTDIPCMSLVNANGGHSIGVYDPIKKDKDKVYKMMRHHRIRYYAPADYTNGSQLDTLVKQIIRKTAAYEVLEGEYIHCKHEAEE
- a CDS encoding DUF4241 domain-containing protein; this encodes MEQSKLTSEWIQTFNRLGSEGKLKPTVPYHDLFNRKELKGFPLHTLPMWTVTFPTGHITCCDPLVTLPNKPDTYIRTVEPGTYLLETKIIEMEPNEYRYVASRVVFSGNEPVNYELALKGTEDLTDLDDGESYIGFPVDSGLATVVDAETIETYRKFYDQWHTNYPDKNIYDDYYSDLFQLNALAYPQFQRSKGDWINFTIPETELTVPMIQSGFGDGLYPAYWAFDKDGQICQLIMEYIDCSEAYQ
- a CDS encoding adenosylhomocysteinase; translation: MQSLIKDINLAAEGRKKIDWVSNFMPTLNTLGDRFEAEQTFKGQTIVVSVHLEAKTAYLATVLKRGGADVIVTGSNPLSTQDDVAAGLVDMGLTVYAWYDCTEEEYFNFLNKALDHKPHIIIDDGGDLVNLLHTTRQDAKERLLGGSEETTTGVHRLYALENAKQLTFPMIAVNDSYCKYLFDNRYGTGQSVWDGIMRTTNLTVTGKNVVVAGYGWCGKGVAMRAKGLGAYVYVTEVDPIKAIEAVFDGFKVLPMIEAAKVGDIFCTVTGCKDVIVKEHYEVMKDKAILCNAGHFDCEVNVADLTDLAVSHERVRQNIEGYTMADGRKLYVLAEGRLVNLAAGDGHPAEIMDLSFAMQALAAEHILHNGKDMEPKVYVLPHELDAEIAKLKLNSMGYDLDSLTQDQIDYLTKVN
- a CDS encoding class I SAM-dependent methyltransferase; this encodes MNDIFEKNHPMKDDKEFITAYWSDRARDFGSLRAKELESPKLKLWRDELMSHIFDSDRSLRILDIGCGAGFFSIILSELGHTVHGIDITPNMIDEANQLAESLNSDATFSVMDAENLSFDSNTFDIVVARNVTWNLPHPDKAYAEWLRIIRPGGLILNYDAEYARNHHDLPPSVHHAHEHVSNDLKERCHTIYHMLEISSFTRPQWDKEVLTKLGASSVTIDSTVGPRIYNEKDEFYIPVPMFLVKVIK
- a CDS encoding DUF1848 domain-containing protein — translated: MILQTGQRTDIPAFYGQWLINRVHQGFVDVRNPYNPMQITRYPINHEVVDGIAFCTKNPLPFIPLLHEINDYRQFWHMTITPYGPDIEPYVPKADSVIDGFKQISTRLNPQSMVWRYDPIILTHIYTIDFHFESFYNMAKALEGYTDTVVVSFLDIFDKVAQNFPEGFRPSVDVQHNIIKELISIAHSCNMDLKTCGEGDAFKELGANTEGCLTLDCYERAWNVTLKAPKRAPARPECNCYLHGDIGAYDSCSHFCRYCYANTNQAAVRHNRLLHDPNSSLLIDQLSKTAIIKESMEKSWIIDTNYRQETLF
- the mtnA gene encoding S-methyl-5-thioribose-1-phosphate isomerase, yielding MINIEWRKDTLVLLDQTKLPTEITYVHCTDWRQVAEAIKMLRVRGAPAIGVAASYGLILAAMEASRLEAPFSQQLTSLYEFSETLKETRPTAINLAWAIDRVISLVLGQVESMSSMSEVVDLITKEAIIIHEEDVSLNCRMAEAGATLFEGKKNIRILTHCNAGALATGGLGTALGVVRKLHENGQLERVYADETRPLLQGARLTAFELHEDGIPVTLETDNMAAYAMQHGLIDAVIVGADRITTKGDVANKIGTYGVAVLAKFHNIPFYVAAPYSTFDFTLENGTDIPIEMRDDYEVTSLHGVQTAPNGIDVLNPAFDVTPHELVTAIITEEGVLKPNYEESIDKLRQIVESK
- the ribE gene encoding 6,7-dimethyl-8-ribityllumazine synthase; the protein is MKVQEGNLLGTGKKFAIIGSRFNEFITSKLIGGAEDCLLRHDVKEEDITVIWVPGAYEIPLIAKKAASSGRFDAVICVGAVIRGATTHYDYVCNEVAKGIAHVSLETGIPVMFGVVTTENIEQAIERAGTKAGNKGYDCAMGAIEMVNLIDQF
- the hslO gene encoding Hsp33 family molecular chaperone HslO; the encoded protein is MDYIKRFTTREGVRMSLAVTTDTVETARVRHDLWPVATAALGRAMTGAILLAGDFKNHENVSLRIKGDGPLGVVHVDAFADNTVRGYVDEPHVDVPLKRAGKLDVGAAVGHNGEVQVTRFTQLAQDYTSTSPIQSGEVAEDLAYYLYASEQVPSTISLGVLVDPDYHTVVAGGFIVQALPDATDEALAQVEKNINELGPITEYLKANPDGKGLMERVLDGLTVNEVYNEPIHFQCRCGRDRFGAVLMTLREEDKEAILEDEVTELVCHYCNEKYHFTREELQDMFAPKGPIQ
- a CDS encoding amidohydrolase produces the protein MSDLLITNVDVLTNEGVLKNHAIEIENGYITAILKDSEAIKVKDYAKEVLDGKGQLAAPGLVNTHTHIAMGLFRNYADDLELMEWLETAIWPTEAKLNDDYVRYGTQLGIAEMLRTGTTTFSDMYFFMNTTAEVVKETGIRSVLSRGLAGVSPTADQALVENADLFRTWNGFDNDRIKVLLGPHAPYTCPDAYMEKVISLSHELNCGIHMHLSETKGEVENVMKATGKTPIAHMHELGLFWNTTLAAHCVHVTDEDMAIMAENNVAVAHNPQSNLKLASGIAPVPEMIDKGITVGLGTDGSASNNNADMLEEVRLAATLHKGRLYDPKAIPAQAAWHMGTVEGAKALGYTDLGVLAKGYRADIVLYDVTGMHWMPRYNDLAALVYSANSSDVNTTIVGGKVLMKDKELLTIDEEKLRVEITMAQAYFSN
- the mtnP gene encoding S-methyl-5'-thioadenosine phosphorylase gives rise to the protein MSAIGVIGGTGVYDPSIFENIHEESLMTPYGEIDYVQGTYHGKTVIFVARHGKDHTIPPHKINYRANIWSLKKLGVTFIISTTAVGSLNENFKPGHFVLTDQFLDFTKNRITTFYEGGDRPVAHLDVTNPYCPELRDILQKVGTEQGLTIHNGGTYVCTEGPRFETPAEIKMFHMLGGDTVGMTNVPEVNLANEAEMAYATISMITNYAAGISESALTHSEVVEMMGDMAAQLKSLILGAIDIIDVDARYDAHNRMHEYGGFKL